The candidate division TA06 bacterium genome segment CCCTGGTCATGGACCCGATAGAGAAGAAGCCGCTGTACCACTTTTATCCCGGCAGCCGGATACTTTCCACCGGACCCAACGGCTGCAACCTGGCCTGCAGTTTCTGCCAGAACTGGGAGATATCCCAGCAAAAGGTGCCGACCGAAGCGGTGGAGCCGCGGCAATTGGTGGAACTGGCACTCAAAGAAGGGGCCGTGGGAATAGCCTTCACCTACACCGAGCCTTTGGTCTGGTTCGAGTATCTGATGGACGCCTGCCCCCTGGCCAGGCAGGCCGGGCTTAAGACGGTACTGGTCACCAACGGCACCATCAGCCCGGAGCCGATTAAGGAACTTCTGCCCCACATCGATGCCATGAACATAGACCTGAAGTCGATGGACGAAGGCTTTTACAAAAAAGTGTGCCGGGGAGATCTGGGCACGGTGCTTAAGACCATAGAGCTTTCCCGGCCTTCCTGCCACATCGAACTTACCAACTTGGTGATCCCGGGCTTGAACGATTCTCCCCAAGACATGGAGGCCTTGGTCGGCTGGGTCTGCCGGCTGGATCCCTTGATACCACTGCATATCTCCCGGTACTTTCCCCGGTATAAAATGGATACCCGGTCCACTCCGGAAAGCACCCTGAAAAAGTATTACAACCTGGCCCAAGCAAAACTGAAATATGTATATGTTGGCAACGTTCAGA includes the following:
- the amrS gene encoding AmmeMemoRadiSam system radical SAM enzyme, encoding MEARHYQKLENGSVQCLLCPHFCRIAPGQTGLCRIRSNNGGRLEAQSYGRAVSLVMDPIEKKPLYHFYPGSRILSTGPNGCNLACSFCQNWEISQQKVPTEAVEPRQLVELALKEGAVGIAFTYTEPLVWFEYLMDACPLARQAGLKTVLVTNGTISPEPIKELLPHIDAMNIDLKSMDEGFYKKVCRGDLGTVLKTIELSRPSCHIELTNLVIPGLNDSPQDMEALVGWVCRLDPLIPLHISRYFPRYKMDTRSTPESTLKKYYNLAQAKLKYVYVGNVQIEGTEDTYCPGCGQVLIKRSGYRISLEGLKDQDCKKCGRRADIIGLNG